One Spinacia oleracea cultivar Varoflay chromosome 4, BTI_SOV_V1, whole genome shotgun sequence DNA segment encodes these proteins:
- the LOC110793492 gene encoding uncharacterized protein has product MIVKSHDRGEHISALKSFFDRIRKYNLRLNPQKCVFGVTSGKLLGFIVSKDGIKVDSDKVKAIQELPPPRTEKEIRGFLGRIQYISRFILQLSTRCEPIFKLLRKNVPKKWNEECQASFDSMKEYLSNPPVLMPPKPGEPLILYLTVTETAMGALLAQYQEGTKREIAIYYLNKKFLDYETRYNPLEKACIALIYATKKLRHYLQAHTTFLISRLDPIKYIFEKPILTERFARWHAMLSEFDIQCVNQKSVKGRAISEALADGPISGDEFDDEFPDEHLLNIGISRWKMYFDGASNRRGNGAGVLLIDPYGIHIPFAVKLSFPTTNNTAEYEACIYGVKAALTAGAKYLTVYGDSNLIISQTIGVWRVRDERLPMYTEYLQQFIPYFEDIDFKHLPREQNSLTDALANLAVNLTWENNVKIRAVTIEESDSPVVNLEHMIAALTLQDDKDAWYADIKNFLITGRYPEESHKKDQLAIRRLAAHFVILKDRLYRKGFDGTLQLCVDKKKYKRSWEKSMVVNAVRT; this is encoded by the coding sequence ATGATTGTCAAAAGCCACGATCGAGGGGAGCACATAAGTGCATTAAAGTCATTTTTTGACAGGAttagaaaatataatttgagATTGAATCCTCAAAAATGCGTATTCGGAGTTACTTCTGGAAAACTGTTGGGCTTTATTGTCAGCAAAGATGGGATCAAAGTCGATTCCGATAAAGTGAAAGCCATTCAAGAACTTCCTCCACCAAGAACGGAAAAAGAAATTCGGGGATTCCTAGGAAGAATTCAATACATTAGCAGGTTCATATTGCAACTGAGCACTCGATGCGAACCGATTTTCAAGCTGTTGAGGAAAAATGTTCCGAAAAAATGGAATGAAGAATGCCAAGCCTCATTTGACTCGATGAAGGAATATCTCTCTAACCCTCCAGTATTAATGCCACCCAAGCCGGGAGAGCCTTTGATTTTATATCTCACAGTCACAGAAACTGCCATGGGAGCGTTATTGGCTCAATACCAAGAAGGCACCAAAAGAGAAATTGCCATCTACTACCTCAACAAAAAGTTTTTGGATTATGAAACCAGATACAATCCTTTAGAAAAAGCTTGCATCGCCCTCATATACGCCACTAAGAAGCTACGACATTATCTACAGGCTCATACAACTTTCCTTATCTCGAGACTAGATCCTATCAAGTACATCTTTGAGAAACCAATTCTCACTGAGAGATTCGCGAGATGGCATGCAATGCTTTCAGAATTTGATATTCAATGTGTAAACCAGAAATCTGTTAAAGGAAGGGCGATATCTGAAGCATTGGCTGATGGACCAATATCAGGAGATGAATTTGATGACGAGTTTCCAGATGAACATTTACTCAACATTGGGATATCTAGGTGGAAAATGTACTTTGACGGAGCATCTAATAGAAGGGGCAATGGCGCGGGTGTTTTGCTCATTGATCCTTATGGAATTCATATCCCTTTTGCTGTGAAATTGAGTTTTCCAACGACTAATAACACGGCAGAGTATGAAGCTTGCATTTATGGCGTTAAGGCAGCCTTAACGGCAGGGGCGAAATACCTCACAGTATATGGAGATTCTAACCTCATTATCTCTCAAACAATTGGAGTATGGAGAGTCCGAGATGAGAGATTACCAATGTATACCGAGTATCTCCAACAGTTCATTCCGTACTTTGAAGATATTGACTTCAAGCATCTTCCCCGGGAGCAAAACAGTCTCACGGATGCATTAGCAAACTTAGCGGTAAATTTAACATGGGAAAACAACGTAAAAATTCGAGCTGTGACTATTGAGGAAAGTGATTCACCGGTAGTCAACCTTGAACATATGATTGCTGCATTGACTTTGCAAGACGATAAAGATGCTTGGTATGCTGATATTAAAAATTTTCTAATCACCGGTCGATATCCTGAAGAGAGTCATAAAAAAGACCAATTGGCTATCCGGCGATTGGCAGCTCACTTTGTAATACTAAAAGATAGATTGTACCGCAAGGGTTTTGATGGAACTCTACAATTGTGtgttgacaaaaaaaaatacaaaagatCATGGGAGAAATCCATGGTGGTGAATGCGGTCCGCACATGA